The DNA segment cagtgtcgaggagaggggaagggagagggggaggagcagagggaaggggggggaaagggggcttagctgaggggaggtgaagggggtgcagagaggaagagccttttatttgtttttatttggaCCTTAAACATttgtttttatttccattttaggaGATGAAGGCTCTAAAGGAGATAAAGGAAACTCTGGTCCGACTGGAATCAAAGGGCAGAAAGGCACCAAAGGGGAGACCTGTGACAATGGTACGAAAGGAGATAAAGGAGACACTGGGGCTGTGGGGATGCCAGGAAAAGTGGGCgaaatgggagaaaagggagaaaagggagagatgggggataaAGGCTATTGTGGTGActcaggagagagaggtgggaaaggagaaaaaggtgaaatgggaatgagaggagaaaaaggcagCAAAGGTGACATTGGAGTTCAAGGCATCGGTGGTTTTGATGGCCAGCGTGGGGCAAAGGGCGATCCAGGggtcagaggggaaaagggagacttGGGGCCTCCTGGCCCAATGGGACCCGCTGGCCCCAAGGGGAGTTACGGGAGCAAAGGAGCCCGAGGGGCTGTTGGGAAGAAAGGCTCTCGAGGCCCCAAAGGGTCCAAAGGCAACAGCTCTAGAGTCGCCAGATCTGCCTTTAGTGCCGGCTTGTCAAAACCCTTCCCTCCGCCCAACATCCCTATTAAATTTGATAAGATTCTCTACAATGAGCAGGAAGACTATAATCCCATCACCGGAAAGTTCAACTGTAGCATCCCTGGAACCTATGTCTTCACTTACCACGTGACAGTGAGAGGCCGGCCTGCCCGCATCAATCTTGTGGCCCAGAAGAAGAAGCTGGCCCGAACTCGGGAAACACTCTCCGGCCAGGAGCTGGACCAGACTTCCTTTCTGACCATTCTGAAACTGAATGTCGGGGACCAGGTCTGGCTGGAAGTGGGGCGAGACTGGAATGGGCTTTACGTCAGTGCTGAGGATGACAGTGTATTTACAGGGTTCCTTTTATACCCCGAGGAGACTTTGGAGGCCACACGGTGAGCCTGGAGCCTCTAAGAGGGCCTAGGTTTCACTTTAGAAGAGTACCTtagaatcatggtatttttttcccAAGGCAGTATTTATGAGCTAATTTGTAATGTAGTGTAGTTTTTTGTAATTCTTCTTCACCTCCCTGGGAACCTCCCTAAATGCTTACCATTCCCTTCCATGTAAATGAGCATGGTAAGAGCTCTTGTTGGGGCAAATAGGCCTTAAAGAAATTTCCATTCCTAGTACTGGCTATTATGATTCAACCTACACAGGGAAATGTACTGTCAAATTAGTTTAATTCTGAAAGTGGTCACTAGCTAAAATGGAAAGGCTAGCTCAAACATCTTTGAAATTTTTTATCAAAGACTAATGGATTTGTAAGTGCTTGCTCATCAACTGTTTTGCATCAGCTTCTGCGTTTGGTAAAGTGCGCAATAAAGGTTGACATAGATATTGCTCAATCACTGTAGCATCTAGCTCATTTATCAAATTGTTTCACTTAGAAGAACCGAATGCCCTTGATCAAAATAAAGTCATTTTCTCAGCTGAAGACTTTTTTGTTCTCTTCCTCAGAGTGGAAAAATTATTTTTGGCTCTGCTGTGACATCCTCTGCAGAATCAGTGGCTGCAGTGTTTAAAGGTAACAGTGCTAGGCAGGTGGAGGTTTGGGGATTTGAATGGGGATGATcgaaagcaattattattatttcgctaTATCCATGTATACATTTTATCCAAAGAGCATTgattccgcctctagactgtgagctcctgtgggcaggagatgtgttgtattgtactctcctgagcatttagtataatgttctgtactcattaagcactcaataagtactattaatctATCAAATCCAAAAAGAATTTTGTGTAATGATGGGCAGAGAAATacgatgcatttttaaaaaattccttaaCGAACACAGCAAGTATCTCTTCTCCTCCATTGCCATGTCTCACAGTGAAGTGGGACTCTAGGAGTGTGGGAGGGGAAAGTGAGATAGACCCAAAGTAGGGTGTGGGTGTGTCTAAAATGTCTTCACTGCTatgaagagcatgggccctgcAGACACTTATGTAAACTCTATGCCTGCTGTAAAACAGAAGTTACCCAAGGTGGCAGATGAGTGCTTCAGTGGGCGGAAGGacaattccttcctcctcctttattaATTCTTCATTTTTTAGATCAGGTCTAGCTATTCATAAAGGGACAAAAGCTAGGAAACTGGAAacatggaggtatttgttaagcacatgctctGGTACAAGACCTGTGCTAAAGATCGGAGTAGGTGCAAGACAATCAGACTGTTCACTTTCAAGACCTACTATCCTTCTTTGACTTTATTTTGCCTTGACCTATCCTATAGTTATTTCTGTTTGTTGCCAAAAAGGTTGGAAGTCAGAAATTGATCCTGTTATTGATTTGATTCAGAGAGTTTTGCTGTGCTTTTATTTCATGAAATTACTGCACATCGACTGTGGGACACTCCAGGCACGGGTCAAATCAAGTGTTATTTCTCCAGCTTTCCTGACTAGCTAAGCTGTACTAATACATTCAACACTTTAAGTACCATTATAGATTGTGTACTTGattgcttctccttccttccttagaaGGATTAAGGTGTATCAGTGGCATTTTACACCTTGAGAAAATTAACTTTAGAGAACTTATTATAACTTTTGGAGGTAAAATGAAAATCATCTTTATAGAGATCCAGATTTAAATACATTTGCCTTTCTGTTCACTTTAAACTTCTGTGAATAAAATAACAGGTAGAGATGCTTGTTTTAACACTTAATATGTATAGCTAGTATGTATTTTGAAGGTCATTCTCTGATTGCCTTAATCTTTGAACCACAGAGAAACTGGAAAAATAGTATTGCAGAGATTGAATTGCTGCAGCCATTTTTGAGGAGCCGGAGATATAAGTTATGAGTCCTAAATGATGTTCTTTTGTGGTCACTTGTCACCCTGAACATCCCACTAGTCTCCTTTTTGAGAGAGGCTGCAGCTCTCAACCACCATTTCACAACAGCCACAATGTCCTAGGCATTTCCAATTGTAAATAAAGTAAAATAATCATTCTCTTATCCTGTATGTGGAATGTAAGTATTGTTTTCTAGATGACATAGCAAGGGTCTGAGAGTTAGCAGTcgagggttctactcctggctctgcgacttgcctgttgtgtgaccttgggcaagccatgtacattttctgggcctcaatttcttcatctgtataatggggattcaataccatttctctctcttacttagaccgtgagtcctgtgtgagataggggctgagcctgacctgattatcttttcattcattcattcattcatttattcatatttattgagcacttactgtgtgaagagcactgtactatggaaagtaaaatataccaataaacagtcacattccctgtccacagcaagcttacagtttaggttatattgtatctaacccattcctttttttcaaaatggtatttaataaacacttactatgtgcccaacactcttctaaatgctgaagttaatgttaattagatcagaaacagactctgtcctgcatggggctcacaatctaagttcacttagtactgtggaagaaaaactttacaGAATCTGCACTGTGTTCAGAAAAAGGTACGTCAGAGACATGTTTATTACTACAAGAGCTTCATCCAGCACTAATAGGGAGAGGCGTTAAGTGGCAGAGATTCCCCCGCTAGTCAAGGCCAActcaacttcaagcaatacagaAAATCTTTATATATCATTAGTATAGCATTCATAATGATCAGAACAATAGAGTAGGAGAAATACTTTAGGATAAAAAGCAGTGAGTTCCTGGGGTGTTTTCTCTTTAGTCCTGGACCTCCTTTGATAAGGTGATATGTAGGGCCAGGGGCTTGATTGGCTCAAAGGCATGGTTTTACTGATGTTGTAATGTGGTTGACTGAGATCCAGCTTGGCTACTCAATTTGAGTCAATCATGAAGCCAAATTATTAGAGTCATTCAAATGACTAGGCTTGGCTTTCAGTAAATCAACTAACCAGGTAGTTTGCTTTAATCAAATCACTGGGTTTGACTTGATTGAATCAAGTAACCAAGCCTggagtcaatcaacccatcaggcaCACCCAAAGTGGTCAAGCAGgcctaggcagagggaaaggtcagagagaaagatGCACAAATGTAGGACCTTTACTATTGTGTTTCCACAGTATATAGCGCTTggttcagagtaagcacttaacaagtaccccaatgTCATTTTTAAATTGTTAGATGATCCTGTTGACTGGTATATATGAACCTGGAAATCTCAACATTGGGTTGAATATTTATGGTACATGCTGATTATGTCACATCACATTTATGGCCACACAGGTGATGGGGTAGAGGGTGTAATCCATGATTATTGAGCCAGACCTCTACACCCACTCTTGGTAGTAGTCACCTATTAGGTCTGCATCACTTGAATTGTTCAGTGGATGCCATTTTATCAACTGGTCTTTCTGTTTTCTCCAATGACAGCATAGCAGTTTTGGGGAGAAGTAACAAGAAAATTAAGGTTTGTaactttctctgtgtcttttcTCATGTCAACAATGAATTACTGTTGGAAGGTTGTAggaacctgagttgcttgtatccacctcagcgcttagtagagtgcttggcacatagtaagtgcttaacaaatacaataattattataattattattagagtaaatgTGAATCTTTTCATTATATTagctatttttctctttcttttttgctTTTCCCATGCTTATCACCAGAAAGTAGAAAATAATTCCCTTTACCCCATCACTTATGAAGTGTCTTAgttataataattgaggtatttgttaagcacttactatatgccaggtactgtactaaacagtggggtggattcaagaaaattgggttggacccagtccctatccttcattggactcgcagtcttaatccccattttacaaatgaggtaactgaggcacacagaagttaggtgactttcccagagtcacagagcagccaagttgtggagctggtatcagagcccaggtccttctgtctcccaggcctgtgctctatccacttgaccatactgcttctttaatgAACACAGTGGCTTCCACTACTATTGAGGGCTCAGTCATCTGACCTCAGATtataccccttctcctcccactcccccagactcaccggtaagggaggaggcgtcggcttcctcctctcgccccgttgccgcttccgcactatccctcctcccccctccctctccttcccctccttcgaagcccatatcattcgcctctaccacccactccagttacttgtcgccgtcatctaccgccctcccggtcccacctccgacttcttcaaccaccttgacccctttctcaccttccttctttccttctctctgcccactctgatccttggagacttcaacatccatatggatgtacccgacgactcctctgccacctgcctgctatccctcctcgactctgccgacctcctcctccaccataccgcgcccactcaccgactcggtcacaccctcgatctcgtcatctcctaccgctgcactatctcctccctcaccaactctgaaatccctctctctgatcataaccttctcacctgcctcatctctcacactccctccccctgcaaatcttcgctactgccccacagagacctccgctctctcgatcccatccgtctttccaatagcatctctcctcaccttgccgccctgtcctctcttcccactctcaacgatcaggtctccgctctcaactccaccctctctactcatctcgactctctcgcccccctttccctccgccgctctcgctccactaacccacagccctggatcacctcctccgtccacctcctacgctcctatgctcgagctgctgagcgctgctggcgaaagtccaagcaccaagccgacctcacacgcttcaaatttttcctttcctgccttaactctgccctctcctccgccaggcaaagcttcttctcctccctcattgacacccatgcccgtcacccccgccgattgttctggacctttaactctctccttaggccccctgttcctccccctcccccatctctcacccccaatgatctggccacctatttcctcacgaaaatcaacacgatcaggtctgagctccccaaagtcacccctccgcctctcccctcccccccaacaaccccctcccctactttcccatccttccctgcagtatcctcagaggagatctcctccctcctcgcaagtgccaccccctccacctgcgcctcggaccccattccctctcaccttcttaaaaccatcgcccctgccctcctaccttccttaacttctatttttaacccctcaatctccaagggctccttcccctctgccttcaaacatgcccacgtctcccccatcctaaaaaaacccgctcttgaccccacgtccccctccagttatcgtcctatctccctactacccttcctttccaaaatcctagaacgagtcatctacaatcgatgcttagaattccttaactcccattctctcctagaccccctccaatctggcttccgtcccctccactctaccgagactgctctctctaaggtcactcatgacctccttcttgccaaatccaatggttcctactccattctaatcctccttgacctctctgctgcctttgacactgtcgaccatcccctcctcctccataccttatctcaccttggcttcacggactctgtcctctcctggttctcctcttacctctttggccggtcattctcggtctccttcgctggagcctcctccccctaccatcctttaactgtcggagttcctcaagggtcagttcttggccctcttctgttctccatttacactcactccctcggtgaactcattcgctctcacggctttgac comes from the Ornithorhynchus anatinus isolate Pmale09 chromosome 1, mOrnAna1.pri.v4, whole genome shotgun sequence genome and includes:
- the OTOL1 gene encoding otolin-1, which encodes MWMFSCHRATFIILTIVGLRTEGKTTLPTKFTKKFLFKEIPNEFGTSTNPPPEEEINYMEMTGTGDMTAEPSTADPAFQTATTLFPLENFSLDSADFFFNCCDCCTPIVGQKGEAGDRGFPGPKGEVGELGIPGIPGIMGPPGPKGHKGEKGDKGEHGDQGKNGIPGYPGKPGEQGDEGSKGDKGNSGPTGIKGQKGTKGETCDNGTKGDKGDTGAVGMPGKVGEMGEKGEKGEMGDKGYCGDSGERGGKGEKGEMGMRGEKGSKGDIGVQGIGGFDGQRGAKGDPGVRGEKGDLGPPGPMGPAGPKGSYGSKGARGAVGKKGSRGPKGSKGNSSRVARSAFSAGLSKPFPPPNIPIKFDKILYNEQEDYNPITGKFNCSIPGTYVFTYHVTVRGRPARINLVAQKKKLARTRETLSGQELDQTSFLTILKLNVGDQVWLEVGRDWNGLYVSAEDDSVFTGFLLYPEETLEATR